One Rhodospirillales bacterium genomic window carries:
- a CDS encoding alpha/beta hydrolase gives MFLGGFMSDMTGTKAIWLENFAKSKGFAFLRFDYSGHGQSGGNFEDGTIGSWLEDVLHVLDHLTSGPQLLIGSSMGGWLALLATLQRPEHICGLVGLAAAPDFTEDLVHNELTPKQRETMMRDGVVYQPSDYGDQPYAFTRDLVEDGRRHLLLTAPIKLECPVHLLHGYNDTDVPWQRSLTLLAQLQAGQMAPADIKATLIPDADHRLARDVDLDRIGETVMDVLNAVKPD, from the coding sequence GTGTTCCTTGGCGGCTTCATGTCGGACATGACCGGCACCAAGGCGATATGGCTTGAAAATTTTGCAAAATCCAAAGGCTTTGCCTTTTTGCGGTTTGACTATTCTGGCCACGGCCAGTCTGGGGGCAATTTTGAAGACGGCACCATTGGAAGCTGGCTGGAAGATGTTTTGCATGTTCTGGATCATCTGACATCCGGGCCACAACTGTTAATCGGTTCTTCCATGGGCGGGTGGCTGGCACTGTTGGCAACCCTTCAACGCCCCGAACACATTTGCGGTCTGGTCGGGCTGGCCGCAGCACCGGATTTCACCGAAGATCTGGTCCACAATGAATTAACCCCAAAGCAACGCGAAACCATGATGCGCGATGGCGTAGTCTATCAACCGTCTGATTATGGTGATCAACCCTACGCTTTTACTCGCGATTTGGTTGAAGACGGCCGACGACACCTTCTTTTAACGGCCCCCATCAAACTTGAGTGTCCAGTGCACCTGCTTCATGGCTACAACGATACCGATGTCCCATGGCAACGATCCCTGACGCTTTTAGCCCAACTTCAGGCGGGCCAGATGGCGCCAGCCGACATCAAGGCCACCTTGATCCCGGACGCAGACCATCGATTGGCCAGAGACGTTGATCTTGACCGGATTGGGGAAACGGTGATGGATGTCTTAAACGCCGTAAAGCCAGACTGA
- a CDS encoding undecaprenyl-diphosphate phosphatase has translation MTFIQILTIAIVQGITEFLPISSQAHLILVPRFTGWCDQGLLMDIAVHVGTLGAVMVYFWRECFSMGKGALDIARARKTKEGTLLLCIVLATLPVIAGGYTMKEYLGWDLRSLTVIGWATLGFGVLLWMADRWGLRVRRVEHMTFGTAFIIGCAQVLALIPGTSRSGITMTAARMFGFERSDAARFSMLMAIPVILAAGTLTGLDLAKAGNIQLTRDAIMAGGLAFITALVAIAALMGWLRKSSFAPFVIYRILLGVGLLVAAYGFGFDHLSATQACN, from the coding sequence GTGACGTTTATCCAAATTCTGACCATCGCCATCGTTCAAGGCATAACCGAATTTCTACCCATTTCTTCTCAAGCCCACCTGATCCTCGTGCCCCGTTTTACTGGCTGGTGTGATCAGGGCTTGTTAATGGACATTGCCGTCCACGTCGGAACCTTGGGGGCCGTCATGGTTTATTTCTGGCGCGAATGTTTTTCTATGGGCAAGGGCGCGCTCGATATTGCGCGGGCCAGAAAAACAAAAGAAGGCACGTTGCTTCTGTGCATCGTTCTGGCAACCCTGCCGGTGATTGCCGGGGGCTATACCATGAAAGAATATCTGGGGTGGGACCTGCGCAGCTTAACCGTCATTGGTTGGGCCACGCTGGGGTTTGGTGTTTTGTTATGGATGGCCGACCGTTGGGGGCTTCGGGTTCGTCGCGTTGAACACATGACCTTCGGGACCGCCTTCATCATTGGCTGCGCCCAGGTTTTGGCACTGATCCCCGGCACATCGCGTTCCGGCATCACCATGACGGCGGCGCGCATGTTTGGGTTTGAACGCTCTGATGCCGCCCGGTTTTCCATGTTGATGGCAATCCCGGTGATCCTTGCTGCTGGCACGCTGACCGGACTGGATTTGGCCAAAGCTGGCAATATACAGCTGACCCGAGATGCCATCATGGCGGGCGGGTTGGCCTTTATAACAGCGCTGGTTGCGATCGCTGCCCTGATGGGATGGTTGCGCAAATCAAGCTTTGCCCCCTTTGTGATTTACCGCATCCTGTTAGGGGTTGGTCTTTTGGTCGCAGCCTACGGCTTTGGGTTCGACCACCTGTCTGCCACACAGGCGTGCAATTAA
- a CDS encoding glutathione S-transferase family protein, giving the protein MRLLYHLPLSPFSRKVRVVLAEKGLEFEMCSEKIWERRKDFLALNPAGEVPVLVEEDGTVLADSSVITEYLEECYPDPALLGPDAHGRAEIRRLVAWFDMKFYREVGQNLVGEKVMKRFLGLGAPQAEAIRAGKANLPVHLDYIAWLTDRHNWLAGDFFSLADICAAVHLSTLDYIGDVPWDQYGPAKDWYARIKSRPSFRSLLADHIPGMPPPKHYANLDF; this is encoded by the coding sequence ATGCGGCTTCTTTATCATCTTCCTTTGTCTCCATTTTCGCGCAAAGTACGGGTTGTGCTTGCCGAAAAGGGCCTTGAATTTGAAATGTGCTCCGAAAAAATATGGGAACGTCGAAAAGATTTTCTGGCTCTTAACCCGGCGGGCGAAGTGCCGGTTTTGGTGGAAGAAGATGGAACGGTTCTGGCTGATTCCAGCGTCATCACCGAATATCTGGAAGAATGCTATCCCGACCCTGCCTTGCTTGGCCCCGATGCCCATGGGCGCGCTGAAATCAGGCGTCTTGTGGCGTGGTTCGATATGAAATTTTACCGTGAAGTTGGCCAAAACCTGGTCGGGGAAAAGGTCATGAAGCGGTTTTTGGGTCTGGGTGCCCCCCAGGCCGAAGCGATCCGGGCAGGAAAGGCCAATTTGCCGGTGCACCTTGATTATATTGCCTGGCTGACGGATCGCCACAACTGGCTGGCGGGGGATTTCTTTTCCCTTGCAGATATATGCGCTGCCGTTCATCTTTCGACGCTTGATTACATCGGCGATGTGCCATGGGATCAATATGGACCGGCGAAAGACTGGTATGCGCGAATAAAATCCCGGCCATCCTTTCGGTCTTTATTGGCCGACCATATTCCCGGCATGCCACCGCCAAAGCATTATGCCAACCTTGATTTTTGA
- the gltB gene encoding glutamate synthase large subunit, with the protein MKKNDKDQTQNSGEANVSLWRENAAMLEKAHAYDPASEHDACGVGLIAAIDGKPRREVVEAGIAALKALWHRGAVDADGKTGDGAGIHVEIAQDFFKEHIARTGHEPRSSRLGVGMVFLPRTDFNLLDRCRSIVESEILNFGYTIYGWRQVPVNVGVIGEKANATRPEIEQIMIASKPGTSAEQFESDLYIIRRRIEKHVLAENINDFYICSFSCRSIIYKGLFLAEQVDQFYPDLLDERFVSSYAIIHQRYSTNTYPNWRLAQPFRTLAHNGEINTLRGNVNWMKSHETRIRSDVLGDHVSDIKPVIQPDSSDSAALDAVFELMVQGGRTAPMAKSLLIPDSWSKKETMDEAHKAFYSYCNCVMEPWDGPAAVAATDGKWVIAGMDRNGLRPMRYTLTRDNLLVVGSEAGMVMIPETDVIEKGRIGPGQMIGVDLVEGRLYRDDEIKDMLSSRQPFEEWSKNIVELNSLFKEQKLASPMYDREELRRHQCAFGYTMEDLEMVLQPMAEDSKEALGSMGDDTPLAVLSEHYRGLHHFFRQNFSQVTNPPIDSLRENYQMSLKTRLGNLGNILDENESQTRLLQLESPVLSNAEFSAMRTHMGGDAVEIDCTFDAGGGDGALREALDRIQLEAENGVREGAIHVVLTDIGVSADRVAIPMILATGAVHSHLVRQKLRTFTSLNVRSGECLDVHYFAVLIGVGATTINAYLAEESLRARHDHNLFPDLAAEDCIAQYKQAVNQGILKVMSKMGISVLSSYRGGANFEAVGLSRALVAEFFPGMTSRISGIGLAGIERKVVTLHATAYNEFAPVLPVGGFYSFRQSGEAHALHGELIHTLQTAVSTDSYTIYRRFSDGCHSGAPVSLRDLLGFKDDRKPISLEEVESITDIRKRLVAPGISLGALSPEAHETLSIAMNRIGAKSDSGEGGEDASRYKPRANGDNASSAIKQVASGRFGVTAEYLNNCRELEIKIAQGAKPGEGGQLPGIKVSEMIARLRHSTPGITLISPPPHHDIYSIEDLAQLIYDLKQINPDAKVCVKLVAQSGIGTIAAGVAKAKADVILVSGHSGGTGASPQSSIKYVGLPWEMGLAEVNQVLTLNQLRHRVKLRTDGGLKTGRDVVIAAMLGAEEYGIGTLALVAMGCIMVRQCQSNTCPVGVCTQNPKLRDKFTGSPEKVVNLMSFIAEEVREILASLGVRSLQEVIGRTDLLTQVSRGSEHLDDLDLNPLLVQADAGDLPRYCASDERNEVPETLDAEMIEDAAPALDGGEKMQLAYNVRNTQRAIGAKLSSAITRRFGMDGLEPGQVTVRLRGTAGQSLGAFAVQGLKLEVFGDANDYTGKGLSGGTIVVRPLASSPITSNENTIIGNTVLYGATAGYLFAAGQAGERFCVRNSGAEAVVEGCGSNGCEYMTGGMAVILGSVGDNFGAGMTGGMAFVYDADGSFEQKLNPESLVWQRVETAYWEKRLKRLVQMHVANTQSRFAERLINAWGRELSKFWQVVPREMLDHLEYPVREESEDTGSERA; encoded by the coding sequence ATGAAAAAAAATGACAAAGACCAGACCCAGAATTCAGGTGAAGCCAATGTTTCGTTGTGGCGTGAAAACGCTGCCATGCTGGAAAAGGCCCACGCCTATGATCCGGCATCAGAACACGATGCCTGTGGCGTTGGCCTTATCGCGGCCATTGATGGCAAGCCCCGGCGCGAAGTCGTAGAGGCCGGCATTGCCGCCCTGAAGGCGTTATGGCATCGCGGTGCGGTGGATGCAGACGGCAAGACCGGTGATGGTGCTGGTATTCATGTGGAAATTGCGCAGGACTTTTTCAAAGAACATATTGCGCGCACGGGCCATGAGCCGCGTTCAAGCCGACTTGGCGTTGGCATGGTTTTTTTGCCGCGCACAGATTTCAATCTTCTGGACCGGTGCCGGTCCATTGTTGAAAGTGAAATTCTGAATTTTGGTTACACCATTTATGGATGGCGCCAGGTCCCCGTAAATGTCGGGGTTATCGGTGAAAAAGCCAATGCCACCCGGCCCGAAATTGAACAGATCATGATTGCGTCCAAACCGGGCACCAGTGCGGAACAATTTGAAAGTGATCTCTATATTATTCGCCGACGCATTGAAAAACATGTGCTGGCAGAAAACATCAATGATTTTTATATTTGCTCTTTTTCGTGCCGTTCAATCATCTACAAGGGATTGTTTCTGGCCGAACAGGTGGATCAGTTCTATCCCGATCTTCTGGATGAACGGTTTGTTTCATCTTATGCCATTATCCACCAGCGCTATTCTACCAACACTTATCCAAACTGGCGTTTGGCACAACCGTTCCGAACGCTGGCCCATAACGGCGAAATCAATACGCTTCGGGGCAATGTCAATTGGATGAAAAGCCATGAAACCCGGATCAGGTCAGATGTTCTGGGGGACCATGTCAGCGATATCAAACCGGTCATTCAGCCCGACAGTTCAGACTCAGCTGCCTTGGATGCGGTGTTCGAATTAATGGTTCAGGGCGGGCGCACTGCCCCCATGGCCAAATCCCTTTTGATTCCCGATTCATGGTCCAAAAAAGAGACCATGGATGAAGCGCATAAGGCCTTCTATTCCTATTGTAATTGCGTCATGGAACCTTGGGATGGCCCTGCCGCCGTGGCGGCCACCGATGGCAAATGGGTGATTGCGGGCATGGATCGCAATGGCCTTCGGCCCATGCGTTATACCCTGACGCGCGACAATCTTTTGGTGGTGGGTTCTGAAGCCGGCATGGTGATGATCCCTGAGACCGATGTGATTGAAAAAGGCCGCATCGGCCCGGGTCAAATGATCGGCGTTGATCTGGTCGAAGGGCGGCTTTATCGCGATGATGAAATCAAGGACATGCTTTCTTCGCGCCAGCCGTTTGAAGAATGGTCAAAAAATATTGTTGAATTGAATTCCCTGTTTAAGGAACAGAAACTTGCCTCTCCCATGTATGACCGCGAAGAACTGCGCCGTCATCAATGTGCTTTTGGCTATACCATGGAAGACCTTGAAATGGTCCTCCAGCCCATGGCCGAAGATTCAAAAGAAGCATTGGGTTCAATGGGGGATGATACGCCACTGGCTGTTTTGTCGGAACATTATCGTGGGCTGCATCATTTCTTCCGCCAGAACTTTTCTCAAGTAACCAATCCGCCCATCGATAGCCTGCGTGAAAATTATCAGATGAGCCTGAAAACCCGGCTTGGCAATCTTGGCAATATTTTGGACGAAAATGAATCCCAAACGCGGCTTTTGCAGCTTGAAAGCCCGGTTTTAAGCAATGCTGAATTCAGTGCCATGCGGACGCATATGGGGGGTGACGCGGTTGAAATCGATTGCACCTTTGATGCCGGTGGCGGGGATGGCGCCTTGCGCGAAGCCCTTGATCGCATCCAGCTAGAGGCCGAAAACGGGGTCCGCGAAGGGGCCATTCATGTCGTTCTGACGGATATTGGCGTCAGTGCGGATCGTGTGGCCATTCCGATGATCTTGGCCACGGGGGCTGTGCATTCACATTTGGTGCGCCAAAAATTGCGAACCTTTACATCCCTGAACGTGCGCAGTGGCGAATGTCTGGATGTTCATTATTTTGCCGTTTTAATTGGTGTTGGTGCGACCACCATCAATGCGTATTTGGCCGAAGAAAGTTTGCGTGCGCGCCATGACCACAATCTTTTCCCCGATTTGGCAGCCGAAGATTGTATCGCGCAATACAAGCAGGCCGTTAATCAAGGCATTTTAAAAGTGATGTCCAAAATGGGCATTTCTGTGTTGTCCAGTTATCGCGGCGGGGCCAATTTCGAAGCGGTGGGGCTTTCACGGGCATTGGTTGCTGAATTTTTCCCCGGGATGACATCGCGCATATCGGGCATTGGCCTTGCGGGGATAGAACGCAAGGTCGTGACCCTTCATGCCACAGCCTACAATGAATTTGCGCCGGTTTTGCCCGTCGGGGGCTTTTACAGTTTCCGCCAGAGCGGTGAAGCCCACGCCCTGCATGGCGAGCTGATCCATACGTTGCAGACGGCTGTGAGCACAGATTCCTACACCATTTATCGACGGTTTTCCGATGGCTGTCATTCCGGCGCGCCGGTATCGCTTCGGGACCTTTTGGGGTTCAAGGATGATCGCAAACCGATCAGTCTGGAAGAAGTGGAATCCATCACAGATATTCGCAAGCGTTTGGTGGCCCCTGGAATTTCCCTTGGCGCGCTTAGCCCAGAAGCCCATGAAACGCTTTCAATCGCCATGAACCGGATTGGCGCCAAATCGGATTCCGGTGAGGGCGGCGAAGATGCATCGCGCTACAAACCCCGGGCCAATGGCGACAACGCCTCCAGTGCCATCAAACAGGTGGCATCGGGCCGGTTTGGGGTGACAGCGGAATATCTGAACAATTGCCGTGAACTGGAAATCAAGATTGCCCAAGGGGCAAAGCCCGGCGAAGGCGGACAATTACCCGGCATTAAAGTATCAGAAATGATCGCGCGACTACGCCATTCGACACCGGGGATCACCTTGATCTCACCGCCGCCCCATCACGATATTTATTCGATCGAAGATCTGGCCCAGCTTATTTACGATCTGAAACAGATCAATCCTGATGCCAAGGTTTGCGTCAAGCTGGTGGCCCAATCGGGCATCGGCACGATTGCAGCCGGTGTTGCCAAGGCCAAGGCCGATGTCATTTTGGTCTCTGGTCATTCTGGTGGTACCGGGGCTAGCCCGCAAAGTTCTATCAAGTATGTTGGCCTGCCCTGGGAAATGGGGCTGGCCGAAGTGAACCAGGTTTTGACGCTTAATCAATTGCGCCACCGGGTAAAGCTGCGCACCGATGGCGGGCTTAAAACCGGCCGCGATGTGGTGATTGCCGCGATGTTAGGTGCCGAAGAATATGGCATTGGGACATTGGCCCTTGTGGCCATGGGCTGCATCATGGTGCGTCAATGCCAATCCAATACATGTCCTGTGGGGGTTTGTACCCAAAATCCGAAATTGCGCGATAAATTTACAGGCAGCCCGGAAAAAGTGGTCAACCTGATGAGCTTCATCGCCGAAGAAGTGCGTGAAATTCTGGCGTCACTTGGGGTGCGATCCTTACAAGAAGTGATTGGCCGCACCGATCTTTTGACTCAGGTCAGCCGGGGTTCTGAACATCTGGACGATCTTGATCTTAACCCGCTTTTGGTTCAGGCCGATGCGGGCGATCTGCCGCGCTATTGTGCCAGTGATGAACGCAACGAGGTTCCAGAAACCCTGGATGCGGAAATGATCGAAGATGCAGCCCCCGCACTCGATGGCGGTGAAAAGATGCAGCTTGCCTATAACGTGCGCAATACCCAGCGCGCCATTGGGGCCAAGCTTTCTTCGGCCATCACACGCCGCTTTGGCATGGACGGGTTGGAGCCCGGACAGGTGACGGTGCGTCTGCGCGGAACGGCGGGCCAGTCCTTGGGCGCATTTGCAGTTCAGGGGTTGAAGCTGGAAGTCTTTGGTGATGCCAATGATTACACCGGAAAGGGCCTGTCAGGCGGCACCATTGTTGTGCGGCCTTTGGCATCCAGTCCAATCACATCCAATGAAAATACCATTATTGGCAATACCGTTTTGTATGGCGCCACAGCGGGCTATTTGTTTGCGGCCGGCCAAGCTGGGGAACGGTTCTGCGTTCGCAATTCCGGTGCCGAAGCGGTGGTTGAAGGGTGTGGGTCCAATGGCTGTGAATATATGACCGGCGGCATGGCGGTCATATTGGGTTCTGTCGGCGATAATTTTGGTGCCGGCATGACCGGGGGTATGGCGTTTGTTTATGATGCCGACGGGTCGTTTGAACAAAAACTGAACCCCGAAAGCCTTGTTTGGCAGCGGGTGGAAACGGCCTATTGGGAAAAACGCTTGAAGCGGTTGGTCCAGATGCATGTGGCCAATACCCAGTCGCGGTTTGCCGAACGGTTGATCAACGCCTGGGGCCGTGAACTGTCTAAATTCTGGCAGGTGGTGCCTCGTGAAATGCTGGACCATCTGGAATATCCCGTTAGGGAAGAATCAGAAGATACAGGGTCCGAGCGAGCTTAA
- a CDS encoding glycosyltransferase family 4 protein, which translates to MAKPTKTDLPPASSPESSTETPASETRAPVVLQVLPRLEAGGVERGTIDVAIALKKAGWGAVIVSAGGAMARELERHDIPHVTLPVHSKNPMVMFRNIGRLQRVIKEYGANIIHARSRAPAWTAELAAKKAGIHFITTFHGTYGANGVAKRLYNAVMTRGERVIAISEFIARHIQDHYRLGREYIRMIHRGVDVGLFNPENVTQERMIQLSTRWQLPDDRQVILMPGRFARWKGHEIVIEALARLGRRDVLCVMVGVDTASKDYTATLENSARAHGVEDLLRFVDYSRDLPAAYMLSDVVVSAASKPEAFGRVLAEALAMGRPVVGPAHGGALEIVNDKKTGWLYTPGNSEALAGALHAALSLNAGARHRLATEAMNTIRENFTNDRMCAQTLGVYSELLWDEDAPEGTVV; encoded by the coding sequence ATGGCTAAACCCACAAAAACAGACCTACCCCCGGCATCCAGTCCGGAATCTAGCACCGAAACACCGGCCTCGGAAACCCGTGCGCCTGTGGTACTGCAAGTTCTCCCGCGTCTGGAGGCGGGCGGGGTAGAGCGCGGCACCATTGATGTTGCCATTGCATTGAAAAAAGCGGGCTGGGGTGCGGTGATTGTATCGGCAGGCGGTGCCATGGCGCGAGAGCTGGAACGCCACGATATTCCCCATGTTACCTTGCCGGTCCATTCCAAGAACCCCATGGTTATGTTCAGAAACATTGGTCGGTTGCAGCGTGTCATCAAAGAGTATGGCGCCAATATCATCCATGCCCGATCCCGCGCCCCGGCCTGGACTGCGGAATTGGCTGCCAAAAAGGCGGGCATTCATTTTATCACCACCTTTCACGGCACCTATGGTGCCAATGGCGTGGCAAAGCGGTTGTACAATGCTGTGATGACCCGGGGAGAGCGGGTCATTGCCATTTCAGAATTTATTGCCCGCCACATTCAGGATCATTATCGGCTTGGCCGTGAATATATCCGCATGATTCATCGCGGCGTTGATGTTGGCCTGTTTAATCCTGAAAATGTGACCCAGGAACGGATGATCCAGCTTTCCACGCGTTGGCAATTGCCAGATGACCGCCAGGTGATCTTGATGCCGGGAAGGTTCGCCCGCTGGAAGGGTCATGAAATTGTGATCGAAGCACTGGCCCGCCTTGGCAGACGCGATGTGCTGTGTGTCATGGTGGGGGTTGATACGGCCAGCAAGGATTATACCGCGACGCTGGAAAATTCGGCCCGTGCCCATGGGGTCGAAGACCTGTTGCGGTTTGTTGATTATTCCCGTGATCTGCCTGCGGCTTATATGTTGTCCGATGTTGTGGTGTCGGCGGCATCGAAACCCGAAGCGTTTGGCCGTGTTCTGGCTGAGGCACTTGCCATGGGCAGGCCCGTGGTTGGCCCGGCCCATGGGGGCGCGCTGGAAATTGTGAACGACAAAAAAACCGGCTGGCTGTACACGCCGGGAAATTCCGAAGCCCTTGCAGGTGCGCTGCATGCGGCCCTTTCATTGAATGCCGGCGCACGCCATCGTCTGGCCACAGAAGCGATGAATACAATCCGGGAAAATTTTACCAACGATAGAATGTGTGCGCAGACCCTGGGCGTCTATAGCGAATTGCTATGGGATGAAGATGCCCCGGAAGGCACGGTTGTCTGA
- a CDS encoding glycosyltransferase family 9 protein, producing the protein MERILIIKLGALGDFILSYRAMTAIRSHHKHAHLSVLTIPSLAPMAKAFGLFDDVWCDDRPGIFQVSQFRALQKRLLGGQFDRIYDLQTADRTGFYFRLLGWPFARLRPEWSGIVRGCSHRHDRADRTTKHTLERQADQLAIAGIPIEDYPPLDFSWVKADVSRHHLVENKTPYVLLVPGGSKDHPQKRWPAGNYAALAVQLEADGFRPVVIGTSNEADACAEIANACDNALNLCGDSPIMEVMALARDAAGAVGNDTGPMHLIAPMGCPCLVLYSGTSNPEMNRPRGPNEGPGRIPGNESPGETVSALRADPLSDLSVDVVRDTMVLR; encoded by the coding sequence ATGGAACGGATACTGATTATTAAGCTAGGGGCGCTCGGAGATTTTATCCTGAGCTACCGTGCCATGACGGCGATCCGATCCCATCATAAGCACGCGCACCTGAGCGTGTTGACCATCCCCTCACTTGCACCGATGGCCAAGGCTTTTGGTTTGTTCGATGATGTCTGGTGCGATGACCGGCCCGGAATTTTTCAGGTTTCTCAGTTCCGCGCGCTTCAAAAAAGGCTTCTGGGTGGGCAGTTTGATCGCATTTATGATCTTCAGACAGCGGATAGGACCGGGTTTTATTTCCGTCTTTTAGGCTGGCCTTTTGCAAGACTCCGCCCTGAATGGTCGGGCATTGTGCGGGGGTGTTCCCACCGTCATGATCGTGCGGACCGCACCACAAAACACACGCTGGAACGCCAAGCGGATCAATTGGCAATCGCTGGTATTCCCATCGAAGATTATCCCCCGTTGGATTTTTCATGGGTTAAGGCGGATGTTTCCAGACATCATCTTGTTGAAAACAAAACGCCTTATGTGCTTTTGGTTCCGGGGGGATCAAAGGATCATCCGCAAAAGCGCTGGCCTGCCGGTAACTACGCGGCGCTGGCGGTGCAACTGGAAGCCGATGGCTTCCGGCCTGTGGTGATTGGCACGTCGAACGAAGCAGACGCCTGCGCTGAAATTGCCAATGCTTGTGACAATGCCCTTAACCTGTGTGGGGATTCCCCCATTATGGAGGTTATGGCGTTGGCCCGGGATGCGGCAGGGGCGGTTGGCAATGATACCGGCCCAATGCATCTGATCGCACCAATGGGCTGTCCGTGTTTGGTTTTGTATTCTGGCACGTCAAACCCTGAAATGAACCGGCCCAGAGGCCCCAATGAAGGGCCGGGCCGAATTCCGGGGAATGAAAGCCCAGGGGAAACGGTAAGCGCGCTTCGTGCCGATCCTTTGTCTGATCTATCGGTGGATGTGGTCCGCGACACAATGGTGTTGCGTTAA
- a CDS encoding NAD(P)-dependent oxidoreductase, producing MSQKMLKFTAIDNQMPDKRKAEARRTDFNEIYGRYSDGGAVDQASRCSQCGIPFCQVHCPVSNNIPDWLKLTAEDRLEEAYEISSATNNLPEVCGRICPQDRLCEGNCVLEQSGHGSVTIGAVERYITDTAWERGWVKPPTPKRELGRSVGIIGAGPAGIAAAEQLRRRGYETHVYDRYDRVGGLLIYGIPSFKLEKDIVTRRAELLAQGGVEFHLNFEVGKDATMAELRERHDAVLIATGVYKARDIKMPGAGLEGIFSAMDYLTASNRKGLGDTVPAFEDGTLDAAGRGVVVIGGGDTAMDCVRTAVRQGAKSVRCIYRRDRENMPGSRSEVTHAEEEGVEFVWLAAPEAFVGDGTVDAVRCQRIHLGVSDATGRQTPEPIEGSSFNVDGSLVIKALGFDPEDLPAMFGEPALTVNKWGTIKINPHTLMSEVDGVFAAGDIVRGASLVVWAIHDGRLAAEAMHNWIEEKALSSVAAE from the coding sequence ATGTCACAAAAAATGCTCAAATTCACCGCCATTGATAATCAAATGCCTGACAAGCGTAAAGCAGAGGCACGTCGGACAGATTTCAATGAAATTTATGGGCGTTATTCCGATGGTGGTGCGGTGGATCAAGCATCGCGCTGTTCTCAATGCGGCATTCCTTTTTGCCAGGTCCATTGCCCGGTCTCTAATAACATTCCCGATTGGTTGAAATTGACGGCGGAAGACCGGCTGGAAGAAGCATACGAAATTTCATCAGCAACTAATAACCTGCCAGAAGTTTGTGGGCGCATCTGTCCACAGGATCGTCTGTGCGAAGGCAATTGTGTTCTGGAACAATCGGGCCATGGATCGGTGACCATCGGTGCGGTTGAACGCTACATTACCGACACCGCCTGGGAGCGGGGTTGGGTCAAGCCGCCCACGCCGAAACGCGAACTGGGCCGTTCTGTCGGCATCATTGGCGCTGGTCCTGCGGGCATTGCTGCCGCCGAACAATTGCGCCGTCGTGGCTATGAAACCCATGTCTATGATCGTTATGACAGGGTGGGGGGGCTTTTGATTTACGGCATCCCTAGCTTCAAGTTGGAAAAAGATATCGTAACCCGTCGCGCAGAACTTCTGGCCCAAGGCGGCGTTGAATTTCATCTGAATTTTGAAGTAGGCAAGGATGCCACCATGGCAGAGCTGCGCGAACGCCATGATGCGGTCTTGATCGCAACGGGCGTTTACAAGGCCCGCGATATCAAGATGCCGGGTGCTGGATTGGAAGGCATTTTTTCAGCCATGGATTATCTGACGGCATCGAACCGAAAGGGCCTGGGCGATACAGTCCCTGCCTTTGAAGATGGTACGCTGGATGCGGCCGGGCGTGGGGTTGTGGTCATCGGCGGTGGTGACACGGCCATGGATTGTGTGCGCACGGCGGTGCGCCAGGGCGCAAAATCAGTGCGGTGCATTTATCGTCGCGACCGTGAAAACATGCCGGGTTCGCGCAGTGAAGTGACTCATGCAGAAGAAGAAGGTGTTGAATTTGTCTGGCTTGCAGCCCCCGAAGCCTTTGTCGGTGACGGGACGGTTGATGCCGTGCGCTGTCAGCGCATTCATCTTGGCGTGTCCGATGCAACGGGGCGTCAAACACCGGAACCCATAGAAGGGTCCAGTTTCAATGTTGATGGTTCATTGGTGATCAAGGCTTTGGGGTTTGATCCAGAAGACCTGCCCGCCATGTTTGGCGAACCGGCATTGACGGTGAACAAATGGGGCACCATCAAAATTAATCCTCATACCCTGATGTCGGAGGTCGATGGCGTGTTTGCCGCAGGCGATATTGTGCGCGGCGCATCCCTTGTTGTCTGGGCCATTCATGATGGCCGCCTGGCAGCCGAAGCCATGCATAACTGGATTGAAGAAAAAGCGCTGAGCAGCGTTGCGGCGGAGTAA